One Defluviitoga tunisiensis genomic window carries:
- a CDS encoding peptidylprolyl isomerase, with the protein MNNWFKKHEKLITILVIAGFLAGIVWWSIATYLSSKRTSSVVQDSTLNKENSVLVITKDGVELEYPYWIMKDEVNALSQQQAQMYQLYYGQQLDPVFDYLVLKNQIVDMLYDQRLIQYYAEQNNLLPDSKTLNESINNLKANENNWNMIVSYYGSEDAVKSLLASGILESNVRNAVAAVSRDEAMSYIEQNFEDIKNNYEQIKVQHILVSDEATANQVKDDIISGNLSFEEAAALYSLDTSNATNSGDLGWVKHGELEENFEIAAFNAPKGEIVGPVQTTYGFHLIKVTDKKIFENPQDVFLYEDVYTEIENTLQEQKFQEWLVNYKKEENFGRIYYDTKLLYMHEIFSNTLDEKAKENLAKELEDLIFEGEDISLEVDSDYLAIYTMLTTDLLNSYSTQLTNLNNYIYLSENVDPNISILGLDEINKKIEELNQLSDENDEIANEKAKYEAARDFLNTKESVENMGITTLEEAEALKIELENKFEKTKTNLTKVLSDLFAQYPSSSSVVQLYYQFNPQDLKVKVKYSELQMNQLKQYINYLGPQYLFMFFQQPINEILVNIQTVIESEEAEISIKLEALELGLDLAEMLSLNDLKLYYLEKIKEIDPEYYSDIDKLIEETRKAIEDSTKTATEVEVQ; encoded by the coding sequence ATGAACAACTGGTTTAAAAAACATGAGAAGCTTATTACTATTTTGGTTATAGCAGGTTTTTTAGCAGGTATTGTCTGGTGGTCTATAGCAACATACCTATCATCAAAAAGAACCTCTTCTGTGGTTCAAGACTCTACCCTCAATAAAGAAAACTCGGTATTAGTTATTACTAAGGACGGGGTGGAGCTCGAGTATCCTTATTGGATTATGAAGGATGAAGTTAATGCCCTTTCTCAACAACAAGCTCAGATGTATCAACTATACTACGGACAACAGCTAGACCCTGTTTTTGATTATCTAGTTCTTAAAAATCAAATAGTTGATATGCTTTATGATCAAAGACTAATTCAATACTATGCTGAACAAAACAATCTTTTACCTGATTCTAAAACCTTGAATGAATCCATTAACAATTTAAAGGCAAATGAAAATAATTGGAATATGATAGTTAGTTATTACGGAAGCGAAGATGCTGTCAAGAGTCTATTAGCTTCCGGAATACTAGAAAGTAATGTACGAAATGCTGTTGCTGCGGTTTCTAGAGATGAAGCTATGAGTTATATTGAGCAAAATTTTGAAGATATAAAAAATAATTACGAACAGATAAAAGTACAACACATACTAGTCTCAGATGAAGCTACAGCTAACCAAGTGAAGGATGACATCATTAGCGGAAATTTATCTTTTGAAGAAGCAGCGGCTCTGTATTCGCTAGATACATCCAACGCAACAAATTCTGGCGATCTTGGTTGGGTAAAACATGGAGAATTAGAAGAAAATTTTGAAATCGCTGCGTTCAATGCCCCCAAGGGTGAAATAGTAGGGCCTGTTCAAACTACCTATGGTTTCCATTTAATAAAGGTAACAGATAAAAAGATCTTTGAAAACCCTCAAGATGTATTTTTATATGAAGATGTTTACACAGAAATTGAAAATACCCTTCAAGAACAAAAATTTCAGGAATGGTTAGTCAATTATAAAAAAGAAGAGAATTTTGGAAGAATATATTATGACACTAAACTCTTGTATATGCACGAAATATTTTCAAATACTTTAGATGAAAAAGCCAAAGAAAATTTAGCCAAAGAACTTGAAGATTTGATTTTTGAAGGTGAGGATATCTCTCTAGAAGTAGATTCAGATTATCTTGCAATATATACAATGCTAACAACCGATCTATTAAATAGTTATTCAACACAGTTAACTAATCTAAATAATTACATTTATCTGTCAGAAAATGTCGACCCAAATATTTCAATATTGGGTTTAGATGAGATTAACAAGAAAATTGAAGAACTTAATCAATTATCAGACGAGAACGATGAAATTGCTAATGAGAAAGCTAAGTATGAGGCAGCAAGAGATTTTCTCAACACTAAAGAATCCGTAGAAAATATGGGAATAACCACTTTAGAAGAAGCTGAAGCTCTAAAAATAGAATTGGAAAATAAATTTGAGAAGACTAAGACTAATTTAACAAAAGTATTATCAGATTTATTTGCTCAATATCCTTCTTCTTCATCTGTAGTACAGTTGTACTATCAATTTAATCCTCAAGATCTTAAAGTAAAGGTAAAATACTCTGAATTACAGATGAATCAACTAAAACAATATATAAACTATTTAGGTCCTCAGTACCTTTTTATGTTTTTTCAACAACCAATTAATGAAATTCTTGTCAACATTCAAACAGTAATAGAGTCCGAAGAAGCAGAAATTAGCATTAAGTTAGAAGCTTTAGAATTAGGTTTAGATCTTGCAGAAATGTTATCACTAAATGACTTAAAATTGTATTATCTAGAAAAAATAAAAGAAATTGATCCTGAATATTACTCTGATATAGATAAATTAATTGAAGAAACAAGAAAAGCTATAGAAGATTCCACAAAAACCGCTACAGAAGTGGAAGTTCAATAA
- a CDS encoding thiamine pyrophosphate-dependent enzyme has translation MVPNIRDLVDYVENNDWAFAQGHRLCPGCNAPMVANWATLAAKSLGYEPVVGVATGCLEVSTSIFPYTSWNVPYIHNAFENVAATISGVESAYRSLRNRKKIDNDKIKFIAIGGDGGTYDIGLQSLSGAIERGHDFVYILYDNEGYMNTGNQRSGSTPPGADSTTEPLGKASSGKLQLKKSIVDIIAGHEGVYAATAVTSEPWDFMKKMQEALEFPGPAFIAVLAPCVRFWRIPDDSGVEVTKLAVETKYWPLWQYNMGVYKVTKKPKTFKPVKEYITKLGRYNKLMKRPDANEIIEELQNYVNAKWDRLLALEEITKDKPIRTKI, from the coding sequence ATTGTGCCTAATATAAGAGATTTAGTGGATTACGTTGAAAACAATGATTGGGCTTTTGCTCAAGGTCATAGGCTTTGTCCGGGTTGTAATGCTCCAATGGTTGCAAACTGGGCTACGCTAGCTGCTAAAAGTTTAGGATATGAACCCGTTGTAGGAGTAGCTACAGGATGTTTGGAAGTTTCAACATCAATATTTCCTTACACCTCATGGAATGTTCCCTATATACATAATGCATTTGAAAATGTAGCCGCAACAATTTCAGGTGTCGAATCAGCCTATAGGTCACTAAGAAATAGAAAGAAAATAGACAATGATAAGATTAAGTTCATAGCAATAGGTGGAGACGGCGGAACCTATGATATAGGTTTACAATCTCTTTCTGGAGCTATTGAAAGAGGACACGACTTTGTTTATATACTCTATGATAACGAAGGATACATGAATACAGGTAATCAACGTTCAGGATCTACACCCCCAGGTGCCGATTCAACAACAGAACCTTTGGGAAAAGCTTCTTCTGGAAAACTACAATTAAAAAAGAGCATAGTTGATATAATAGCTGGTCATGAAGGGGTTTACGCAGCAACTGCGGTTACCTCAGAACCATGGGATTTTATGAAAAAAATGCAAGAAGCCCTAGAATTCCCTGGTCCTGCATTCATAGCTGTATTAGCTCCATGTGTGAGATTTTGGAGAATACCTGATGATTCAGGAGTTGAAGTAACTAAGTTAGCAGTTGAAACAAAGTATTGGCCTTTATGGCAATATAACATGGGAGTATACAAAGTCACTAAGAAACCTAAAACCTTTAAACCTGTAAAAGAATATATAACAAAACTTGGTAGATACAATAAGCTGATGAAGAGACCAGATGCTAATGAGATCATTGAAGAGTTACAAAACTATGTAAATGCTAAATGGGATAGATTGCTAGCACTTGAAGAAATAACAAAAGATAAACCTATCAGAACAAAAATATAA
- the porA gene encoding pyruvate ferredoxin oxidoreductase, whose amino-acid sequence MPVKLTVTGAHAVAHAMRQINPDVVAAYPITPQTPVVEYYANFVADGIVDTVLVPVESEHSAMSAVVGAAAAGARTMTATAANGLALMIEIVYIAASNRLPIIMPVVNRALSGPLNIHCDHSDAMLARDSGWIQFFTENHQEAYDFMIIATKLAEKENVLLPVMVNLDGFITSHGVESFEMLDDEVVKEFVGTWNPKYSLLDTQNPVTYGPVDLFDYYFEHHRQQEEGMKHAYEELPKVFEEFAEISGRKYDFLDLYKTDDADYIMVIMNSTASTAKYVVDELREEGKKVGLIKPQVFTPFPKKEFQKVLNGRKGVIVLDRAMSFGKEAPLYSLIKSSLYEVPSRPKLGSYIYGLGGRNTSPKMIRQAFEDAFNGNLLADEQRYLGLRE is encoded by the coding sequence ATGCCTGTGAAATTAACTGTTACAGGAGCTCATGCTGTAGCTCATGCTATGAGGCAAATTAATCCTGATGTTGTGGCAGCTTATCCTATCACGCCTCAAACACCCGTAGTTGAATATTATGCAAATTTTGTTGCAGACGGAATAGTTGATACTGTACTAGTCCCCGTTGAATCTGAACATTCAGCTATGAGTGCAGTTGTTGGAGCTGCTGCTGCAGGTGCTAGAACTATGACAGCAACCGCTGCTAATGGATTAGCCTTAATGATTGAAATTGTATACATAGCTGCTTCAAATAGATTACCAATTATAATGCCTGTTGTAAATAGAGCCCTTTCTGGCCCTTTAAACATTCATTGTGATCATTCTGATGCAATGTTGGCTAGAGATTCAGGTTGGATTCAATTTTTTACTGAAAACCACCAAGAAGCTTATGATTTTATGATAATAGCCACCAAGTTAGCTGAAAAAGAAAATGTGCTTTTACCAGTTATGGTTAATTTAGATGGATTTATCACTTCTCATGGTGTTGAAAGCTTTGAAATGCTTGACGATGAAGTGGTTAAGGAGTTTGTAGGAACTTGGAATCCCAAATATTCTCTACTTGATACTCAAAATCCTGTAACTTATGGACCGGTTGATCTTTTTGATTATTATTTTGAGCATCATAGACAACAAGAAGAAGGCATGAAACATGCGTATGAAGAATTACCAAAAGTTTTTGAGGAATTTGCAGAAATTTCTGGTAGAAAATACGACTTTCTTGATTTATATAAAACCGACGACGCTGACTATATAATGGTAATAATGAATTCTACAGCATCAACCGCAAAATATGTAGTTGATGAACTTAGAGAAGAAGGAAAAAAGGTTGGATTAATTAAGCCTCAAGTTTTTACACCTTTTCCTAAAAAAGAATTCCAAAAAGTTTTGAATGGTCGCAAAGGAGTTATTGTTTTAGATAGAGCTATGTCTTTTGGAAAAGAAGCTCCTTTGTATTCATTAATAAAATCTTCATTATACGAAGTACCTTCAAGACCAAAGCTTGGTTCTTATATTTATGGTTTAGGAGGAAGAAACACATCTCCTAAAATGATAAGACAAGCTTTTGAAGACGCTTTTAATGGTAATTTACTCGCTGACGAACAAAGATATTTAGGATTAAGAGAATAA
- a CDS encoding 4Fe-4S binding protein — protein sequence MSNLKGWKDIPIGGVIDKPATSRQYKTGEWRVSRPVVDREKCINCMQCWLYCPDMAIEGSIDGKKMKLGAFNMDYCKGCGVCAAVCPVNAIEMKPESEFLDE from the coding sequence GTGAGTAACCTTAAAGGATGGAAAGATATTCCCATTGGTGGGGTTATAGATAAACCAGCCACATCAAGACAATATAAAACTGGTGAATGGAGAGTTTCAAGACCCGTTGTTGATCGAGAAAAATGTATAAATTGTATGCAATGCTGGTTATATTGTCCAGATATGGCGATAGAAGGTAGCATCGATGGTAAAAAAATGAAACTAGGTGCATTTAACATGGATTATTGTAAAGGCTGTGGAGTATGTGCAGCTGTTTGTCCGGTTAATGCCATTGAAATGAAACCAGAATCAGAATTTCTTGATGAATAA
- a CDS encoding 2-oxoacid:acceptor oxidoreductase family protein, giving the protein MPEKYFEIRWHGRAGQGAKSASQFLTEAAEESGKYSTSFPEYGAERTGAPMKAFNRIADVPIRLRSDIENPDVVCVIDDTLLKNPEITSGLSEDKLLLVNTTRSIEEVRKLTKFKGKIGVVPATEIALEEIGRPIPNTTMIGALIRATDVVPMDAVKQKIRAAFARKFSESVVQANIRALERGYQEVKFSE; this is encoded by the coding sequence GTGCCTGAAAAATATTTTGAAATAAGATGGCATGGAAGAGCGGGACAGGGAGCAAAAAGTGCTTCTCAATTTCTAACAGAGGCCGCAGAGGAATCTGGAAAATATTCTACCTCATTCCCAGAATACGGTGCAGAGAGAACTGGTGCTCCTATGAAAGCATTCAACAGAATTGCAGATGTCCCAATCAGGCTCCGAAGTGACATAGAAAATCCAGATGTTGTATGTGTAATTGATGATACACTCTTGAAAAATCCGGAAATTACCAGTGGACTATCAGAAGATAAATTGTTACTGGTGAATACTACAAGAAGTATTGAAGAAGTGAGAAAGCTTACAAAATTTAAAGGCAAAATAGGTGTAGTTCCTGCTACTGAAATTGCTCTAGAAGAAATTGGTCGTCCTATACCTAATACTACTATGATAGGTGCCTTAATTAGGGCAACAGACGTCGTCCCCATGGATGCTGTAAAACAGAAGATCAGAGCCGCATTTGCTAGAAAATTCTCTGAAAGTGTTGTACAAGCAAACATTAGAGCTTTAGAAAGGGGCTACCAGGAGGTGAAGTTTAGTGAGTAA
- a CDS encoding glycoside hydrolase family 57 protein, with product MSQFKAGLLLVLHAHLPYIHHPDFEQFMEERWLFEAITETYIPLIKVFKSLEKDKIPFNLTISFSPPLMEMLTSNSLQTKYLNHLSKLIELTEKEIQRTKNEDPKKMQIAKFYRQEFIEAMKIYSDQYNQNILKAFKEFQDKGYIEVITSNGTHSYLPLYREYPEAIRAQLKVAISTFKENFGKHPRGMWSAECAYYEGLDKYFKEENIEYFFVDSHAFHFAAPAPKYGVYRPIITPNNVFVFARDPESSEQIWSSQIGYPGDPRYREFYRDIGFEREEEYIKPYIDKSGIRCNTGIKYYRVTDKNLPLDKKEIYDVDEAKNAAKGHAKDFVLKKLSQIEKIKNSIEGESPIIVAPFDAELFGHWWYEGPLFLEYIFRNLAQLDNLESCTPSKVIDTIEKVQIVTPAESSWGANGYHDVWLNSSNSWIYRYIYDMTEKMILYANTYQNPSSLEKRLLNQMAREVFLIQASDWPFIMTTNTTVEYANMKIKNCVNRFLELEKMLIEKKINEQTLSYYEWVDGIFKDLDYKIFASKY from the coding sequence ATGAGTCAATTTAAAGCTGGTTTATTGTTAGTTCTACATGCACATCTTCCATACATACACCATCCTGATTTTGAGCAATTCATGGAAGAACGTTGGTTGTTTGAAGCTATTACTGAAACTTATATTCCGCTAATAAAAGTTTTTAAATCCCTAGAAAAAGACAAAATACCTTTTAATCTGACTATAAGCTTTTCCCCTCCACTTATGGAAATGCTAACTTCAAATAGTTTGCAAACCAAATATTTAAATCATCTCTCCAAATTAATTGAGTTAACAGAAAAAGAAATTCAAAGAACTAAAAATGAAGATCCTAAAAAAATGCAAATTGCAAAATTTTATAGACAAGAATTTATCGAAGCTATGAAGATATATTCTGACCAATACAATCAGAATATTCTAAAAGCTTTTAAAGAATTTCAAGATAAAGGTTACATTGAAGTGATAACATCTAATGGTACGCATTCTTATTTACCGCTTTACAGAGAATATCCAGAAGCTATACGTGCCCAATTAAAGGTGGCTATTTCAACATTTAAAGAGAATTTTGGAAAACATCCTAGAGGTATGTGGTCTGCTGAATGTGCTTATTATGAAGGGCTAGATAAATATTTTAAAGAAGAAAATATCGAATATTTTTTTGTTGATTCTCATGCATTTCATTTTGCCGCTCCTGCGCCAAAATATGGGGTATATAGACCAATAATTACCCCTAACAATGTCTTTGTCTTTGCTAGAGATCCCGAATCAAGCGAGCAAATATGGAGTTCACAAATAGGATATCCTGGTGATCCTAGGTATAGAGAGTTTTATAGAGACATAGGTTTTGAAAGAGAGGAAGAGTATATAAAACCGTACATAGACAAAAGCGGAATTAGATGTAATACTGGAATTAAATATTACAGAGTTACTGATAAAAATCTTCCTTTAGATAAAAAAGAAATATATGATGTGGATGAGGCAAAAAACGCCGCAAAAGGCCATGCTAAAGATTTTGTTTTGAAAAAATTATCTCAAATAGAAAAAATTAAGAATTCGATCGAAGGTGAATCACCAATAATAGTTGCTCCTTTTGATGCTGAATTATTTGGTCATTGGTGGTATGAAGGACCTTTGTTTTTAGAGTATATTTTTAGAAATCTAGCCCAACTTGATAATCTAGAGTCATGCACCCCTTCGAAGGTAATTGACACGATAGAAAAGGTTCAAATAGTTACACCTGCTGAATCTTCGTGGGGAGCCAATGGTTATCATGATGTTTGGTTAAATTCCTCAAATAGTTGGATATATAGATATATCTATGACATGACTGAAAAAATGATCCTTTATGCTAATACCTATCAAAATCCTTCCTCTTTAGAGAAAAGATTATTGAATCAAATGGCACGTGAAGTTTTTTTAATTCAAGCGAGTGATTGGCCTTTTATAATGACTACCAATACCACAGTAGAGTATGCAAATATGAAAATTAAAAATTGTGTTAACAGATTCTTGGAATTAGAAAAAATGCTCATAGAAAAAAAGATAAATGAACAAACACTCTCCTACTATGAATGGGTAGACGGTATTTTTAAAGATTTAGATTATAAAATTTTTGCGAGCAAATACTAA
- a CDS encoding DUF4912 domain-containing protein produces the protein MKTKKVKKSYLTSFKADEPTIQELRNIAKNLGIKLKRNMKKKDILKLTLNEIKKIEKSFEIDTQKVEKTTEHSNLQKKDKLKLIPVNPRWVYTYWDFSKKTINKISTKKASKLFLRILESPKTTETTDNYIFEDFVPIESSSEYFLNVPHEDSSYIVQIGTKDENNIFKVILESKSVKTPRSTPMIIDKEKWLIIKGKNNIIEEKESNHIQDIPTKLTEVSSKQMVNNQKLLFPFISDGGSSI, from the coding sequence ATGAAAACCAAAAAAGTTAAAAAAAGTTATCTAACTTCTTTCAAAGCTGATGAACCAACTATTCAAGAGCTACGAAATATAGCTAAGAATTTGGGTATAAAACTAAAAAGAAATATGAAAAAAAAAGACATACTAAAGCTTACTTTGAATGAAATTAAAAAAATCGAGAAATCTTTTGAGATAGATACTCAAAAAGTGGAGAAAACAACCGAACATTCAAATTTGCAAAAGAAAGATAAGCTAAAATTAATACCTGTAAATCCTCGGTGGGTCTACACCTACTGGGATTTCTCTAAAAAAACCATAAATAAAATTTCAACAAAAAAAGCATCAAAGCTGTTTCTCAGGATATTAGAATCTCCTAAAACAACAGAAACAACGGATAATTACATTTTTGAAGATTTTGTCCCCATAGAAAGTTCCTCTGAATATTTCCTCAATGTACCTCATGAAGATTCAAGTTATATTGTTCAAATTGGGACAAAAGACGAAAATAATATTTTTAAAGTGATTCTAGAATCTAAAAGTGTAAAAACTCCTAGATCAACACCAATGATAATAGATAAAGAAAAATGGCTAATAATCAAGGGGAAAAATAATATTATTGAGGAAAAAGAAAGTAACCATATACAAGATATTCCTACCAAACTAACGGAGGTTAGTAGTAAACAAATGGTTAACAATCAAAAGTTGCTTTTTCCCTTCATTTCCGACGGAGGTTCTTCAATATGA